From Amycolatopsis sp. YIM 10, the proteins below share one genomic window:
- a CDS encoding ABC transporter substrate-binding protein, with protein MKLRRRTLVLATAGLIALTGCSASGDAGADGRIDGEITVLTQRTDLVDTVFEQYKREFAKVHPEVKVTFQGITDYEGEVKIRMSSRDYGDVLLIPESITPEQLPAYFEPLGDAAELQKKYRFIPEQTYEGKAYGLAITGNAFGFVYNKKIWQQAGITAPPRTPAQFLDALRAIKDRTGATPLYTNYRNGWPLAQWEDLRASVAGQPDVITTMAATDAPWTPGTPQEIIDTLLFDAVAGKLTEEDPATTDWETSKKAIGEGKIATMMLGSWALTQVRELAATPEDLGYLPFPSQAGGRFHSAIAGDYKNAVSVHSENKDAARAWVDWFADQSGYAAGQGGFTPQLGGPEPAILSEFTSLGVTYFELDRSQDAVVKKIDKTAEIGLYQPAYRQTLIDAARGANGKSKQDVFADLNRRWAEAKAQVTS; from the coding sequence CGCGGACGGCCGGATCGACGGCGAGATCACCGTGCTCACCCAGCGCACGGATCTGGTGGACACCGTGTTCGAGCAGTACAAGCGGGAGTTCGCCAAGGTCCACCCCGAGGTGAAGGTGACCTTCCAGGGGATCACCGACTACGAGGGCGAAGTCAAGATCCGCATGAGCAGCCGGGACTACGGGGACGTGCTGCTGATCCCGGAGTCGATCACGCCCGAGCAGCTGCCCGCCTACTTCGAACCCCTCGGCGACGCCGCCGAACTGCAGAAGAAGTACCGGTTCATCCCGGAACAGACCTACGAGGGCAAGGCCTACGGGCTCGCCATCACCGGCAACGCGTTCGGTTTTGTCTACAACAAGAAGATCTGGCAGCAGGCCGGGATCACCGCGCCACCGAGAACGCCCGCCCAGTTCCTCGACGCGTTGCGCGCCATCAAGGACAGGACCGGCGCCACTCCGCTGTACACCAACTACCGCAACGGGTGGCCGCTCGCGCAGTGGGAGGACCTGCGTGCCTCGGTGGCCGGGCAGCCGGACGTGATCACCACGATGGCCGCCACCGACGCGCCGTGGACCCCCGGCACTCCCCAGGAAATCATCGACACCCTGCTTTTCGACGCCGTGGCGGGAAAGCTGACCGAGGAGGATCCGGCCACAACGGACTGGGAGACCTCCAAGAAGGCGATCGGCGAGGGCAAGATCGCCACGATGATGCTCGGTTCGTGGGCGCTGACCCAGGTGCGCGAACTCGCCGCCACGCCGGAGGATCTCGGCTACCTGCCCTTCCCCAGCCAGGCCGGTGGCCGGTTCCACTCGGCGATCGCCGGTGACTACAAGAACGCGGTCAGCGTGCACTCCGAGAACAAGGACGCGGCCAGGGCGTGGGTGGACTGGTTCGCCGACCAGTCCGGGTACGCCGCCGGCCAGGGCGGGTTCACGCCACAGCTGGGCGGCCCGGAACCGGCGATCCTCAGCGAGTTCACCAGCCTTGGCGTGACCTACTTCGAACTGGACCGCAGCCAGGACGCGGTGGTCAAGAAGATCGACAAGACCGCCGAGATCGGGCTCTACCAGCCTGCCTACCGCCAGACCCTGATCGACGCGGCACGCGGCGCGAACGGCAAGTCCAAACAGGACGTCTTCGCCGACCTGAACCGGCGGTGGGCCGAAGCCAAGGCGCAGGTGACCTCCTGA